The sequence TCTTGAGGATCCAATTAAGGGCTTGGTTAAAGCTTTCTCACCCTCAACTTTACAGGAAGCTATCAAAAGAAGTTTGCAGCTTGAAACTTACATGCCTAAGAAACCAGTGACAAATCAAAAGCCTCCAAATCTTTGGCAACATAAGGGAAATTTTCAGAAAAAGACTTTTTCACCACCACCAGCAAAGAATGTGACAAATACAACAAACAAGAAGGTAGATGAAGAGACTAAGAGTGAACTTCGAAGGAAAAAGCTTTGTTTCACCTGTAGGGAGCCATGGGTTCCAGGACATAGGTGTTTGGGAAAAGGTCAAGTGCACTATATTGAGGTTGCTTTAGACTCTGATTCAGATGAGCATGGAGAATTTCATGACactaaggaagaagaagaagaagagaaagaaaaagaaatcagcaAGGGTGGCACTTTCGCAGCATTATCAGGAGTCCCGAGATATCATCCTTTCCGCATCCGAGGGGTATTAGCAGGGCAAAGGATCATAGTCCTTCTAAATAGTGGGGCAACTCACAATTTTATAGATGAGGGGTTTGCCATAAAAAGAGGACTTAAAGCAGAAGATTTTGAAGGGTTCAATGTTACTGTAGCTGATGGATTCACTATGCCTTGCACACGTGTGGTAAAGCAACTCAAGATGACTTTGGGAGACTATGAGCTTTGTGATGACTTCTATGTTGTTGCAATTGGAGAAACAGATATTGTATTGGGTGTTCAATGGTTACACTCTATTGGGGGCTATTACATGAACCATCAAACAATGGAGTTCAAGTTTCAGTCCAATGGGAAAGAAGTCCATTTAAGGGGCTTATCAAATGGAGCACCCAGGGTGGTCACTGCAAAGAGGATGGAGAGGACCTTTCGAAGAGGACATGTAGCATGGGCAGCAGGAATCATAATCCATCTCATGAGCCCTTCCAAGGGACAAAGtaattttcattttgaaatttAGAAAATTCTTGATAAGCATAGTCTAGTTTTCAATGATTTGCCCCTAGGATTACCACCAGATAGGGGATTTGAGCATGTTATAGAATTAGAACAAGGTGCAAAACCTGTTATAACTACTCCATATCACCATCCAGGGGGTTATAAAGAGGAAATAGAAAAGACTATTAAGGAACTCTTGGACATGGGATTCATAAGGCCAAGCTCTAGCCCATTTGAATCTTCTGTGGTACTTGTGAAGAAAAAGGATGGTACaatgagaatgtgcatagattatAGGGCCCTAAAGAAGAAGACCATAAAAAATAGGTATCCCATACCTCGTatagatgagctcattgatgacTTACATGGTGCGTTATActtttcaaaaattgacttgagatCAGGTTACCATCAGATTCGCATGAGGAAGGAAGATGTGGAAAAGACTGCTTTTAGATGTCACTATGGGCACTTTGAATTTCTTGTTATGCCCTTTGGTCTTACTAATGCACCAACAACATTCCAATCTTGTGTGAATAAGGTATTCAAAAAGCATCTTCGAAAATTTGTtttggtgttctttgatgatatgtTGATTTATAGTAAAACATGGAAAGAGCATTTAGAGCATATAGATACTATTTTGGGCATCTTGGAGTAGCAATCCTTCTATGCTAAattatccaaatgtgagtttggtttGACTGAGATTCTATACTTGGGACATGTTATAAGCTGCAAGGGAGTACAGGTTGATCAACATAAGATTCAAGCaattttggattggccaccaccCACCAATCTTACACAGCTGAGGGGGTTCTTTGGGTTTTGTAGCTACTATAGAAGGTTTGTCAAAGGATTTTCTCAGCTTGCTGCCCCTTTGACTGATTTGACTAAGAAAGGAGCCTTTGTATAGATAGAAATGGCACAGAAAACATTTGATAAACTTAAGGAGGTGATGAGTTCATGCCCCGTACTTGCAATTCCAGATTTCTCGTTACcttttgttgttgaatgtgatgctTCTGGAGAAGGTATAGGAGCTATCCTAACTCAAAAGGGACATCCAATAGCATTTGAGAGCAGAAAATTGAATCAACTAGAAAGAGGGTATtccatctatgacaaggaaatgctagctatcatgCATGCACTTGACAAATTCAGACAATATTTGGTATGTGGGAGATTTGTCGTGAAGACAGATCATAATAGCCTCAAGTTCTTTTTAAACCAAAGGGATTTGAATGACcgtcaacaaaaatgggtgagtaaattgcaagcctatgattttgagattgagtatgtaaaaggaaagaaaaatgtagTTGCTGATGCTCTTTCAAGGAAGCCCACTCTATGTTCTTTAACATCTATTTCTGCTGATTGGAAGGTTTCCATAATTTTAGAGTATGCTAAATATTCCTTTGCCACTAATATATTGCATGAGTTAGTGGATGATAATAGATACAAAGTTATTGATGAGCTGATCTATTACAAGAATAGGATATTTTTGGTGCCAAGATCAAAGATTAAGGAAATGATATTGAGGGCCTTTCATGACACACCATTGACTGGTCATCAAGGATATTTCAAAACATATAGGCAGATCTAAGAGCATTTTGTGTGGAAGGGTATGAAGGAGGATGTTCTCAAACACATTAAGGAATGCATGGTATGCCAACAAAACAAGAGTGAGCAAATTTTTCCAGCTAGGTTATtgcagccacttcccattcctgaacaaaatgggaaagtatttccatggacttCATTACTGGTTTGCCTAAGGCTCAAGGTAAGGATTGCATATACATGGTAGTAGATAGGCTAACGAAGTATGCACATTTCTTTCCTATTGCATCTAATTTCAAGGCATCACAAGTGGCAGAattattcttcaaagaaattttcagaTTACATGACTTGCCTAAGAACATTGTCAGTGATAGAGATAGTAGATTTCTCAGCTCTTTTTGGAAGGAACTCTTTCATTTGATAGGGACATAACTCACTCCTAGTACCAGctatcatcctcaaatagatggaccAATAGAAATAGTTAATAAATGGATAGAGGGATACTTGAGGAACTATGTTTCAAATCAACAGCATGCTTGGGTAAAATGGTTGCATCtaggggagtattgttacaatacctcTCATCATATGTCTATTGGTATGCCTCATTTCCATGCTCTCTATGGTTATGATGCCCTTTCCTTTGTTGATCTATAACTTTCAGATAGTAGAGTACCCGCAACACATGATTTTATTGAGCAAAGCCAAAACATACTCAGGTCTCTCAAGGATAATCTACAACATGCACAAAATCAGCAAAAATTGTATGTAGATAGAAAGAGAACATAAAGAGTTTTTGAGGTAGGAGAATTGGTATTTGTTAGGTTGCAGCCATATAAGGAAAGTACCTTGAAGAGGAGTGGGGTAGAGAAGCTCAAGCCAAGGTTTTATGGGTCCTATAAGATCATCAGAAAGATAGGAGAGGTAGCTTATGAATTGGAGCTTCCACCTAATAGCAAAAtgcataatgtttttcatgttttttgcttAAAGAAGGTTATTGGACAGCAGGTCATGGTATCTACAGAGTTACCACCCCTTGATGATGATGGGAAATTAGTTTTAATACCAAAGGAGGTGTTCGATACAAGGGAAAGAAGATTGAGAAATAGAAACATCATAGAGCATCTAGTCAAATGGAAGGGATTACCATTAGAGGATGCAACTTGGGAAGGAGTAGAGATTCTTGAACATCCCAACCTTCATGTCGCcttttcaaaacaattcaaattaatAACTTTTCCTATGGCGgtgaggtgttttaaataaatttttgggaAAAGTGTCTAATTTTTGGCAACCAATGGGATGAGAGGAATTAAATATCATTAAAACTATAATTATTCTACCCTCTTGGTCATGAGTTAGGGTTATGCACTCTTTTTAGAGGTTTTGGAAACATTTTGGGCTCATTCTTGGACTTGATTTTTGCTCGTTGCTTTGTTGTTCTTCAAAGACTGCTAAACCTGTAGAGAAGGAGACCCAAAGATGGGAGTTTGTAGGTTTTCAGGAAGGCTAAGAATGGGAGTTTGAGGCTCTTCCATGTGCAAGCTCATGCAGAGTTTGCCTTTGTGCCAAACAGTGCAGATTTGTGTGTGTTTTGGGTGTGTTCGCAAGTGTGTTTCAGCAAGGGTTTGTGTTTTCAGTTAAGTTTAATGTATCAGTTTGGTTTGTTGCTGTATTGCAGCAATTTTGCTGTTAAAATAGAGTGGAATAAGTGTGTTGGGTCGTGATTCTTTTGTTGTGtgagtttgatagtgattttggtgtttccaggctatttttgtgttgttttggagccCGTTGAGCTTTGTATTgaactccatttttggagatattttgtaaAACTCTTTTGCAGATCTAGAAGTATCATTTTATAGGCCGTTATGCTGCCGAAATTTTGCTGGAAATTTTTATTCTCAGATTTATGAAGAATATCTAAAGTTgtgttacttttggcattgtttcgGGTATACCCGATTTGGCGGTTTTCAAAAAAATCTTTATTTGGTGGAAATTTTGTtgtattgcattaaaaataaaaaggaatatcaaATCTGATGTAAAAACCAGTAAGAGGACATTACATGCTCAGCATCGATGTTCTGCTCTCTAACCCATTGTTTGACCAGCACTCGCTACTAGTTGCACACATTTATTGTTTTTCTTTTCATGCAAGCAGGTTCGTTTTTTGTCTCTCGCTCACAATACACATGGTGTTTACAAAGGATTTGGTATCCCATGGGAACATACCAAATTCTAATAAGAGGAAAAGGGACTATCACAATGATAGAAGACTATCACCATGCTCTCATATTCCCAAAATTATCATAAGGTGAGATCAAAGACATTTTTCTATTTTATCTAGTATTATAATAGTATGGTGTAACTACATATATTGTTAGGGTATAATGAAGATATGTTATGGTTGACGAAGGGCCATCCTGGTGATCTTAAACTCATGATAAAAATCTATAGGACTATCTTGAGAAGATCTGTTTTCTCATCATGCTCAGAAATTTCTCCATTTATTTTAACTACTATCGCTATTGTTATGTAGGTAGAAGAGGTATTGTCCTATTATCAAAATGATTGATATGGATTTGGATTTCACAAACTATCAGAAAAATATCTTAGTAACAATAATCATGCGTATGATTGTCACAGTGCATAAATCATAGTCATTAGATGAATGTGACATTGTGAAGGAAGTAGGGAACATAAGATTAGTCAATGATTCGGTAGAAGAATAGAACAAATTAAATAGCTGGGTATTGAAATGTGTGAAATGCTAACTATCATTCCTCGGATTTTCATGGTGAATGAAGCACAGTCAATACATGAACGTGGAGCTACTGTGGATTGCAAGAGTAGTCAATTGCATTGAcggaataataaaaatatttaatcctGGCTTTTGAAATGTAGACAGTATAATAGATAAAAGGATCGTAAATTTGATACATTTGGTTATTTTCTTGTAGTATTATACTACTTGTATGCTTgtgtatatacgaggaaaacatcATAAAATTAGAGCTTATATGTGCATCCTTATACAGTTGGAGTCAGAAATACTTAAAAAAGGTTGAAGAATAGGTCTCAAATCTAAATAATCATTAACATATATTGTGAATACGTAATTTGCACATAACAAATCTGCGAGAAACTTTTCATACTTCTCATTAAAGAACTCTTGAATTGATACAATAACAAATCATAACTAAAGTAACATTAATTTGAAGTCATGTGGGCTGATGGAAACTATTATGAAACTGAAACCAATAACCAACCAGATCTACCACAAAATCTCTCCTTGAAATCGGTTGTCTATAAACTTGTTTGTCTTCCTCAAGTTCTTCAAAAGACCGCCTCTAAAATCAGCAATAGATAATTTTAAACCATTTGTTCCTAACAAAAGCAAGAGGGAAGCATATTATCATTTTAGAAATTTCGTTTAATGCAATAAGACGCCTCGTCAAGTCCAGCTCTAAACTTGCCAATAATATCCGTCAACAAGGCCACCTACTCCACTCGAGGACCCTCCAGAATTAGAATCTAAACAATGATTCATTCTTGGCATCCATTTTGGATAGATATCTTTTAGGAGGGAATTATGAGTGGAACTAGAATTCGCTAAATTCAAATTTGAACCATCTagtcaaattttcctccaaaactATAATAGGAAATGTTAATAAAAATATTGGTCTTATGTTATAAATTTATTCACCGTAtaacaattttcaaaaaaatcattaagaaaattaaatttaaatatttatggtGATGTAGAATTGCCCTTACACCATGGATGATCCTATATCATAGCACAACAACCTCCTTGTGACATTAAATATGCTGGCCTAAAGGAAATTCATATCTGCAATACTTGAAATCCTAGAAATTCCTTAACGTCTTTCAATAAATTAATGAGTCTTGTACTATAAATTGAGCTATTATATCTTTAACTTTATAtgttcattgattccttgtaaaAATTTAATTGAGACATGATTAATGTGGCATACAAAGGATGTAAAAGTCTTACTACAAACACTAAATGGATAGTTCAAATTAGGCATGAGGATCATCAACATTTGAGCACAATAACTATGTTAATGGGGTATGGTCATCCTGAATCTCTATAATTATTTTATAGCCAAAACAAAATTAGCTGAATAATTTTAGGGATCAAATCTAGCATTAATGGTGTATTAGGAAGTTTAGGGGAGTGGTTGGGGGTGAACAAATAAAATTCTGAAAGTTTGATGGAGATTAAGACATGAGAGAGTGATTTGTGCAAAATTTCCTTTAAAAAACAGGATATTAGAATTGGAAATTTCAAATGATTTAGATTCTAGGACATTTTGTTATTGTGCTATTTTTATAATATTATCCAGATTATGTAATAATTTTTTagaacaataaaatattttatttttttatggataTAAAAAATTCTTGAACACAAAAAACCAATAACATAAAAGGTTGGCATGTAGTAtataaaaaacaatacaaaatgaaACAAATATACATGAACTAGTTAACTTAAATGAGATATTAAAAGCACAATACATGAAGAAAGACAACAAAAACTTCCTATGATTGAATGTCTCAAGTGCTTGTTTCTAGGAAAGAAGAGGTTTGAGATTTCTTGTAAACTTGACAAGAATGGTCAATCTCCTTGCTTATTCTTTTTTTCCTCCATGAGTAGATAAAATATGCATACAAAATCGAAGAGTTTCTAATCTTATATTATGCTCATCTAGGAATAAGAGAAAGAAATTAAAATAGTctataaatattaaaatcacaTTTCTACAAAGacacaatacctactacatgtctaGAGGAAAATAGGTGAATAAAGGAAATTATAGTTAAGGAGAAGggcaaagaacaacaaattaagtTTCATAATTTAGTGGAGGATCGTCAAAGGCCTAGGAGGCATAACGAAATGTTGGAATTATACAAGGTGTTTTAGAGAGTGTTGTGACTTATCTTGGTGAGCTCAAGATTGTATGAGGTGCCACAAGTCTACATGAACAAATGAGAACCAATATTGAAAAAAGAGATGGAAATCCAACTATCATTCAAAAATACAAATGTAATTAGTATAATTTCAAGCACTAGGTGTCTTCAATCATCATTAAGAAATGTTTAGAATCTAAGAGGTCAATGGCATTCAAAAAATAATGTATGATCATATAGTCAGAGGATGGAAGTATGTTGCATAGTGGTCTATGTGTCATGCTATCACCAAAATACAACATGCTTGGAGACTAGAGAAGATAGAAATAAACATAAGAGAAACACATTAGACatatgaaaacataaaaaaatagagCTTAAAGAATGAAAATCAACACAAAATTGATACTATGCATAGCGAAAAGGCCAAGGTTTAGCTGAGACAATCCGAGAACACATTATAAGAGTGAACAATAAAGCAAGGGAAATTTGTAGCATCAAAATGATAAGGTATTAAACTTTTGACCTTACAAATGCAAGAAATCAATTACACCTAGTTTAGAGAGTTTTGATTATCGATGTAAACCTACCATAAGACCTAAAATTAGCTAATTTTGATGACTAGAATTTATTCATCCCGATGTTTTCTATTTTTACTATACAAATGAATAGTCCTAATAAAAACCAATAAGGGGTTCTAGTTATGAGTATTCTCATTTAGGAAAATCCCTATAACTAATGATTGAAGACAAAAGAAAATGTTTAAGATGTCTAAACGTATTGGCAATGCCAATTTTTACAAAATGTGTTATGTAACCCATTTCTTAATAGTGAAAATGAATGATGCAAAGAATCCATCACGATCAAGTTCTGTAGAGAACATTTTTTTGACCCTATAAAACTCTTAAAGATCCTTAAATTTAactttatataataataattaattaaattttaataaccaATTTAAAATTAATAAGAGACCAAGCTAACTTAAACAATTCTTAtctatgaaaatattcaaaatataaCCTTTAAAAATGCCTCTCTTGTTAAATTGTCTTTTAAAAATCAACTATTTaaaacaaaattcaattttctttcaaattaaaaaaaattcaattaatattattaaatttcctTGTTCAAATAAAAAGAATATACACAAACACCAAacttttattaataaagattaaaaaTTCAGCCTTTCTTTCATTAAAGAACAAGATCTTTCCAATAGATCTACTCATACATTTGTTTGGGAATACTCGTGAAACTTCTCCACAATTGAGGAGGCACTAGAAGGACATTAACACATTAAAATCCTTTTCATGATGAACTTTTAAGAGATTATTCGCAAATTCTATATGATAAATTGAGAAAATTGATTTGTGTTGGAATTTATGTCACAGAGCTGCAACAGAACAACCTAGAGGAGATTGACTTTGGGATCTCCAT is a genomic window of Cryptomeria japonica chromosome 7, Sugi_1.0, whole genome shotgun sequence containing:
- the LOC131856731 gene encoding uncharacterized protein LOC131856731; its protein translation is MVPDISEKRIIYLFLDGLEDPIKGLVKAFSPSTLQEAIKRSLQLETYMPKKPVTNQKPPNLWQHKGNFQKKTFSPPPAKNVTNTTNKKVDEETKSELRRKKLCFTCREPWVPGHRCLGKGQVHYIEVALDSDSDEHGEFHDTKEEEEEEKEKEISKGGTFAALSGVPRYHPFRIRGVLAGQRIIVLLNSGATHNFIDEGFAIKRGLKAEDFEGFNVTVADGFTMPCTRVVKQLKMTLGDYELCDDFYVVAIGETDIVLGVQWLHSIGGYYMNHQTMEFKFQSNGKEVHLRGLSNGAPRVVTAKRMERTFRRGHVAWAAGIIIHLMSPSKGQNRGFEHVIELEQGAKPVITTPYHHPGGYKEEIEKTIKELLDMGFIRPSSSPFESSVVLVKKKDGYHQIRMRKEDVEKTAFRCHYGHFEFLVMPFGLTNAPTTFQSCVNKIEMAQKTFDKLKEVMSSCPVLAIPDFSLPFVVECDASGEGIGAILTQKGHPIAFESRKLNQLERGYSIYDKEMLAIMHALDKFRQYLVIGQQVMVSTELPPLDDDGKLVLIPKEVFDTRERRLRNRNIIEHLVKWKGLPLEDATWEGVEILEHPNLHVAFSKQFKLITFPMAVSNFAVKIEWNKCVGS